A single window of Gossypium arboreum isolate Shixiya-1 chromosome 13, ASM2569848v2, whole genome shotgun sequence DNA harbors:
- the LOC108484440 gene encoding uncharacterized protein LOC108484440, with protein MRITRAMLSSLSGGFTRPVQYLGTVRSFSTANKFDGNIPNSGSFESTEEFEGRIFGGSSSDSAKAQAFFEKLDKRSRYRLGPSMANRDELDDSFSTVSDGMDMKLKKAATYFEFDLNEVHKNDYAFRPDVTFHSGSTYEPKDLDLRRPGVRKPPKTATFEVTTEEVLRKADFRNVKFLAQFLTEAGIIIKRSSTGISAKAQRKVAREIKTARAFGLMPFTTMGTKSFVFGRSMEVDNKDYEYEAFDDMTPAMDEKDA; from the exons ATGAGAATCACTCGAGCTATGTTGAGTTCACTCAGTGGTGGTTTTACACGTCCAGTTCAGTATCTTGGAACTGTTAGATCTTTCTCCACAGCAAATAAGTTTGATGGAAATATTCCGAATTCCGGTTCGTTTGAATCAACTGAAGAATTCGAAGGAAGAATATTCGGTGGGTCTTCCAGTGATAGTGCAAAAGCTCAAGCTTTTTTCGAAAAGCTTGATAAGAGGTCTCGATATCGATTAGGTCCTTCGATGGCTAATAGAGACGAGTTGGACGATAGTTTCAGTACGGTATCGGATGGAATGGATATGAAATTGAAGAAAGCAGCCACTTACTTTGAGTTTGATCTCAATGAAGTTCACAAAAATGATTATGCTTTTAGACCCGATGTTACCTTTCATTCTGGATCGACATACGAACCCAAG GATCTTGATCTTAGAAGACCGGGAGTACGTAAACCTCCCAAAACTGCCACATTTGAAGTGACTACAGAGGAAGTACTGAGAAAAGCTGATTTCCGG AATGTAAAGTTCCTGGCGCAGTTCTTAACCGAGGCTGGAATCATTATAAAGCGGAGCTCG ACCGGTATTAGTGCCAAGGCTCAAAGGAAGGTTGCGAGAGAGATCAAGACTGCTCGAGCGTTTGGTTTAATGCCATTTACAACGATGGGGACAAAGTCATTCGTTTTCGGAAGATCAATGGAAGTTGATAATAAAGATTATGAATATGAGGCTTTCGATGACATGACTCCCGCTATGGACGAAAAAGATGCTTGA
- the LOC108486046 gene encoding protein PSY3-like, which produces MSFKAKLCFFLLFTLTIVSSACKAISISSDEILIATKERSLVANIEDYSEPTANRGHDPTSRARGGGGNGRGRGHSRGRKG; this is translated from the exons ATGAGTTTTAAAGCTAAGCTTTGCTTCTTTCTTCTATTTACATTGACTATAGTGTCCTCGGCTTGTAAGGCAATTTCAATTTCATCAG ATGAGATATTGATTGCTACGAAAGAAAGGTCTCTAGTGGCGAACATTGAAGATTACAGTGAACCAACCGCGAATCGTGGCCATGATCCTACTTCAAGAGCTAGAGGTGGCGGCGGAAATGGCCGTGGCCGAGGCCATAGCAGAGGTCGAAAGGGTTAA